In one window of Pseudodesulfovibrio sediminis DNA:
- a CDS encoding cytidylyltransferase domain-containing protein, which yields MKRYGFIFARGGSKGVPGKNIKPLGGIPLIGHAINAGKESGLLDRIIVSTDDKDIARVASKLGAEVPFMRPPELAQDTTPEWLAWRHAVEQMDDFDIFVSLPCTAPMRTSEDVRTCITLFEAGGCDMVVTAREADRHPSFNMITLDDNGLASIAMPPTENIARRQDAPEVFDMTTVAYVTTPDYIRQHNGVFEGRTKAAIIPPERAIDIDTELDFAFAQFLMERKQ from the coding sequence ATGAAACGGTACGGATTCATCTTTGCACGGGGCGGCTCCAAGGGCGTCCCCGGAAAAAACATCAAGCCGCTCGGGGGCATCCCTCTTATCGGCCATGCCATCAACGCAGGAAAGGAAAGCGGGCTGCTGGACCGCATCATCGTCTCCACCGATGACAAGGACATTGCCCGCGTCGCCTCGAAACTTGGCGCGGAAGTGCCGTTCATGCGCCCTCCCGAACTGGCGCAGGACACCACTCCCGAATGGCTGGCATGGCGACATGCGGTCGAACAGATGGACGATTTCGATATCTTTGTTTCTCTGCCCTGCACCGCGCCCATGCGCACCAGTGAGGATGTCCGCACCTGTATCACGCTCTTTGAGGCAGGCGGCTGTGACATGGTGGTCACGGCCCGCGAGGCAGACCGACACCCTTCTTTCAACATGATCACCCTGGACGATAACGGGCTGGCATCAATTGCCATGCCTCCCACAGAGAACATCGCCCGACGTCAGGACGCCCCCGAGGTCTTTGACATGACCACAGTGGCCTATGTGACCACCCCCGACTATATCCGGCAGCACAATGGCGTTTTTGAAGGCAGAACCAAGGCAGCCATCATCCCTCCCGAGCGAGCCATAGACATTGACACGGAGCTGGATTTCGCCTTTGCCCAGTTCCTCATGGAGCGAAAGCAATGA
- a CDS encoding N-acetyl sugar amidotransferase: MTKPKTLFGLPEEVRFCRKCVMSNQRPSSYPEFKHTKDRITPTLHIDDDDVCDACRYNEQKKVDIDWKAREEKLMQLCDQHRRNDGAYDCIVPGSGGKDSCLAAHTLKYKYGMNPLTVTWPPIMYTDYGYKNFRNWIEVGGFDNITFNQNGRAHKLLTKLAIENLLHPFQTFILGQKNLAPKIALEYDISLIFYGEPEAEYGNPIAETSSSLRDKSYYSMKNIDDLYLGGVSIKELMEVHGLRLNELATYFPAEADRLAASNIEVHYLGYYVPWTPQEAYYYAVENTGFKARPFRTQGTYSKYNSIDDKIDDLHYYTTYIKFGIGRTTYDASQEIRNKHLTREEGVALVHKYDGEFPDVYFNEIMDYIGITPEQFHELCDAHRSPHLWEKVNGEWKLKHVVENL; this comes from the coding sequence ATGACCAAACCCAAAACCTTGTTCGGCCTGCCTGAAGAGGTCCGTTTCTGCCGTAAATGCGTCATGTCCAACCAGCGCCCCTCTTCCTATCCGGAATTCAAGCACACCAAGGACCGCATTACGCCGACCCTGCACATTGATGATGACGACGTCTGTGACGCATGCCGTTACAATGAGCAGAAGAAGGTCGATATCGACTGGAAAGCCCGCGAAGAAAAACTCATGCAGCTGTGTGACCAGCACCGCCGCAACGATGGAGCCTATGACTGCATCGTCCCCGGCAGTGGCGGCAAGGACAGCTGTCTGGCCGCGCACACGCTCAAGTACAAATACGGCATGAATCCGCTGACCGTGACCTGGCCGCCGATCATGTACACTGACTATGGTTACAAGAACTTCCGCAACTGGATCGAGGTCGGTGGGTTCGACAACATCACGTTCAACCAGAATGGTCGTGCCCACAAGCTCTTGACCAAGCTGGCCATAGAGAATCTGCTTCATCCGTTCCAGACCTTCATTTTGGGACAAAAGAATCTCGCGCCCAAGATCGCGCTTGAATACGATATTTCCCTTATTTTCTACGGAGAGCCGGAAGCCGAGTACGGCAATCCCATTGCCGAGACATCTTCATCACTGCGGGACAAGTCCTACTACAGCATGAAGAACATCGACGATCTCTACCTTGGCGGCGTTTCCATCAAGGAACTCATGGAAGTCCATGGCCTCAGACTCAACGAACTGGCCACCTACTTCCCTGCAGAGGCAGACCGTCTGGCCGCTTCCAACATCGAAGTTCACTACCTCGGCTACTATGTGCCGTGGACCCCTCAGGAAGCATACTACTACGCGGTTGAGAACACAGGCTTCAAGGCCCGCCCGTTCCGCACTCAAGGCACCTACTCCAAGTACAATTCCATCGACGACAAGATCGATGATCTGCACTACTACACCACCTACATCAAGTTCGGCATTGGTCGCACCACCTATGATGCCTCTCAGGAGATCAGGAATAAACACCTGACCCGTGAAGAAGGCGTGGCCCTGGTCCACAAGTATGACGGAGAATTCCCTGATGTCTATTTCAACGAAATCATGGATTATATCGGCATCACACCGGAACAGTTCCACGAATTATGTGACGCACACCGCTCTCCCCATCTGTGGGAAAAAGTGAACGGTGAGTGGAAGTTGAAACACGTGGTGGAGAATCTGTAA
- a CDS encoding FeoB-associated Cys-rich membrane protein: MIDTIIVVAIITIAALFVARRIIKQILAKESGCNCSGCGQSGSCSSQKSPDQPSGCDLK; this comes from the coding sequence ATGATTGATACCATCATCGTCGTAGCGATTATTACCATCGCCGCCCTCTTTGTTGCTCGTAGAATCATAAAGCAAATCCTTGCAAAAGAATCCGGCTGCAACTGCTCAGGCTGTGGACAATCAGGCTCATGCTCGAGTCAAAAAAGCCCTGATCAGCCTTCCGGTTGCGATTTGAAGTAA
- a CDS encoding surface carbohydrate biosynthesis protein, giving the protein MLCAFQVEIIIRELDGVLYQALHLADKGLPSLVGDRMVNAYIRSTTEPVIHFDSDQHEGTNTDILKQGGIVLNLNSEGQGFVDDPPEMQRNFASVIDSVTGICVWGQRQADILASLIPKDRVNDLHVTGHPAFDLLAPEFTQYYRNEAIVEAHGDDYILINTSFGMFNHEMGFDYYVKMLSKMDEWKVYGTPEHLEQLRKRCGHQERTALAMIELANQLAEANPERHIIIRPHPAENADYYTDKTTAHQNIIVTKNGSAREWIASAGAVIHHDCTTGMEATLMGKLVLQYEPYEGIEGSATLMAGIGHRTTTPDEALAHIQTGSMPEKTMQEIHRKLAPYLENITHNAADSVATLAAGYATNSHTWLPDPLGFWGNAKCWRKYLSKLLRAKQPGRNGRKVRYALNKFSRLRKTEVERRLAGLRKAQPDLPEVSVKQLCLNTFLIEPL; this is encoded by the coding sequence ATGCTCTGCGCCTTCCAGGTTGAAATCATCATCCGCGAGCTCGACGGCGTGCTCTATCAGGCCCTGCATCTGGCAGACAAGGGGTTGCCTTCGCTCGTGGGCGACCGCATGGTCAACGCCTATATTCGATCAACAACTGAACCGGTCATTCATTTTGACAGCGATCAGCATGAAGGGACGAATACTGATATCCTGAAACAGGGTGGTATTGTCTTGAATCTCAACTCTGAAGGACAGGGGTTCGTTGATGATCCACCGGAAATGCAACGCAATTTTGCCTCGGTCATAGACAGCGTCACCGGTATTTGCGTGTGGGGACAAAGACAGGCAGATATCCTGGCCTCGCTCATCCCGAAGGACAGAGTAAACGATCTGCATGTCACTGGTCATCCTGCCTTTGATCTATTGGCACCTGAGTTTACGCAATACTATCGCAATGAAGCTATCGTTGAAGCACACGGTGACGACTATATCCTGATCAACACCAGTTTCGGCATGTTCAATCATGAAATGGGATTTGACTACTACGTCAAAATGCTCAGCAAGATGGACGAATGGAAGGTGTACGGCACCCCGGAGCATCTGGAACAACTCAGGAAACGGTGTGGACACCAGGAACGCACAGCGTTGGCCATGATAGAGTTGGCCAATCAACTGGCCGAAGCCAATCCTGAGCGCCACATCATCATCAGACCGCACCCTGCCGAGAACGCTGATTACTACACGGATAAAACCACAGCGCATCAAAATATCATCGTGACCAAAAACGGTTCTGCGCGTGAATGGATCGCCTCTGCCGGGGCCGTCATCCATCACGACTGCACCACAGGCATGGAAGCCACACTCATGGGCAAGCTGGTGCTCCAGTATGAGCCATATGAAGGGATAGAAGGATCTGCCACGCTGATGGCGGGCATCGGACACAGGACAACCACCCCTGATGAAGCGTTAGCGCACATTCAAACAGGCAGCATGCCTGAAAAGACCATGCAGGAAATACATCGCAAGCTCGCCCCCTATCTGGAGAACATCACCCACAATGCTGCTGATTCCGTAGCTACACTTGCAGCCGGATACGCGACAAATTCCCACACATGGTTGCCGGATCCGCTCGGGTTCTGGGGCAACGCCAAATGCTGGCGGAAATATCTCAGTAAATTATTGCGGGCGAAACAACCCGGAAGAAATGGTCGTAAAGTACGGTACGCACTAAATAAATTTTCCCGATTGAGAAAAACGGAGGTGGAACGCAGGTTGGCTGGATTGCGAAAGGCACAACCGGATCTTCCTGAAGTCAGCGTCAAACAACTCTGTCTGAACACCTTTCTGATCGAACCTTTGTAG
- a CDS encoding FeoA family protein — MAQDICLRKARVNQKLKIKTVGAEGELGRRIRDLGLIPGTEFQVIGKAPLNDPVALRLRDFTLTLRNSEADYITVTPLED, encoded by the coding sequence ATGGCACAAGATATCTGCCTGCGTAAGGCTCGGGTCAACCAAAAACTCAAAATCAAAACAGTTGGAGCCGAGGGAGAGCTGGGACGCCGAATTCGCGACCTTGGTCTCATTCCCGGCACTGAATTTCAGGTCATAGGCAAGGCTCCACTGAATGACCCGGTTGCCCTGCGTCTCAGGGATTTCACTCTGACATTGCGCAATAGTGAAGCGGATTATATCACTGTTACCCCGTTGGAGGACTAA
- a CDS encoding Gfo/Idh/MocA family protein, translating into MLALIIGYGSIGARHARLLNEMGHEIACVTGNPDCPYTVYSSIEDALAETQPWLAIVSTATVNHYANLQALRQADFTGRILVEKPLFQNSCECDAVDTVCVAYNLRFHPLATRTRELLTGQRILNAQFHVGQYLPDWRPGTDYSTSYSASSALGGGVLRDLSHELDLAQFLLGKWKRVTAVGGKFSDLNIDSDDQFSILMETASCPATSIHMDYLSRTPRRGFDITTPDMSLRADFINNILLVDGSIEDHPSERDTTYRNQLQALVTDAPHLCSFEQGLEIVRLIEAIEKSATSQCWVEA; encoded by the coding sequence ATGCTAGCCCTGATAATCGGATACGGCTCCATTGGCGCACGTCATGCTCGCCTGCTGAACGAGATGGGGCACGAGATAGCCTGTGTCACTGGCAACCCGGATTGCCCATATACCGTATACAGTTCCATTGAGGATGCGCTGGCAGAGACCCAACCATGGTTGGCCATTGTGTCAACGGCCACGGTCAATCACTACGCCAATCTTCAGGCATTGCGACAGGCAGACTTCACCGGACGCATACTGGTGGAAAAGCCGCTGTTCCAGAATTCCTGCGAATGTGATGCGGTCGACACCGTCTGTGTTGCCTACAACCTGCGCTTTCACCCTCTGGCGACACGCACACGTGAACTCCTGACAGGACAGCGGATTCTCAATGCGCAATTCCATGTCGGTCAATATCTGCCTGACTGGCGCCCCGGCACAGACTACTCCACCAGCTACTCTGCCAGTTCGGCCCTGGGGGGCGGCGTCCTGCGCGACCTCTCACACGAGCTTGATCTTGCCCAGTTTCTGTTGGGCAAATGGAAACGGGTGACCGCAGTTGGCGGTAAATTCAGCGACCTGAATATTGATTCGGACGACCAGTTTTCCATCCTCATGGAAACCGCATCATGCCCGGCAACGTCCATTCACATGGATTATCTCAGCCGGACACCGCGCCGGGGATTCGACATCACCACACCGGACATGAGCCTGCGCGCTGACTTCATCAACAACATTCTGCTGGTAGACGGCTCCATCGAGGACCACCCCTCGGAACGGGACACGACCTATCGGAACCAACTCCAGGCCCTGGTGACAGACGCGCCTCACCTCTGTTCCTTTGAACAGGGGCTCGAAATCGTCCGCCTCATAGAAGCCATAGAAAAAAGCGCAACCTCCCAATGTTGGGTAGAGGCATAA
- the hisH gene encoding imidazole glycerol phosphate synthase subunit HisH: MNNIDVAIIDYGLGNLFSIKHACEHVGLSVQITDQSDAILSARSVILPGVGAFGDAIDSLNRLDLVSPIKDVAAKGTPLLGICLGQQLLFTESEEFGTHKGLDLISGQVQYFPVQKIDGRTYKVPQVGWNAITPPNNNPETWKGTLLEGVTPGTNMYFVHSCHVVPDADDAVLTRTTYGNVDFCSASHNKNITAFQFHPERSGTDGLIVYTNFANLIRSSEAL, from the coding sequence GTGAATAATATCGACGTCGCCATCATCGACTACGGTCTGGGCAATCTCTTCTCCATCAAGCATGCCTGCGAGCATGTAGGGCTTTCTGTCCAAATTACGGATCAGTCCGACGCAATCCTGAGTGCACGGTCAGTCATCCTGCCAGGAGTAGGCGCTTTTGGCGATGCTATAGACTCCCTGAATAGACTCGACCTCGTCTCACCCATCAAGGATGTTGCCGCCAAAGGAACACCTCTGCTCGGCATCTGCCTGGGGCAACAGCTTCTTTTCACCGAGAGTGAAGAATTCGGCACCCACAAGGGACTGGATCTCATCTCCGGTCAAGTGCAGTACTTCCCGGTCCAGAAGATTGACGGACGCACCTACAAGGTCCCACAAGTAGGCTGGAACGCCATCACCCCCCCCAACAACAATCCCGAAACCTGGAAAGGGACGCTCCTTGAGGGTGTCACACCTGGCACAAACATGTATTTCGTCCACTCCTGCCACGTTGTTCCTGATGCGGACGATGCTGTCCTGACCAGGACGACCTACGGCAATGTTGACTTCTGTTCCGCCAGCCATAACAAGAATATCACAGCCTTCCAATTCCATCCCGAACGGAGCGGAACAGACGGGCTCATCGTATACACCAATTTTGCAAATCTCATTCGCTCTTCGGAGGCTTTATAA
- a CDS encoding SDR family oxidoreductase, translated as MKSIKELMDLTGRTALVTGGAGHIGTAFCEALAEAGAHIAVLDIDESRVQESAAVLAERYGVKTMGLTMDLADEAAVVASPEQVVDQLGRLDILVNCAAFVGTSKLTGWGVPFEEQNVDTWRAALETNLTAPFALVQAATPYLRESGHGSVINIGSTYGVVGPDMSLYEGTAMGNPAGYGASKGGITQLTRYLATVLAPDIRVNCISPGGIARGQHEKFVERYEARTPLNRMGTEEDMKGTLLYLASDLSAYVTGQNLMVDGGWTAW; from the coding sequence ATGAAAAGCATCAAGGAACTCATGGATCTGACCGGACGTACCGCGCTGGTCACTGGCGGGGCCGGTCATATCGGCACGGCATTCTGTGAGGCTCTGGCAGAAGCCGGAGCACATATTGCGGTTCTCGACATTGATGAATCCAGAGTTCAGGAAAGTGCAGCGGTTCTTGCAGAGCGCTACGGGGTAAAAACCATGGGGCTGACAATGGATCTGGCTGACGAAGCCGCTGTTGTCGCTTCACCCGAACAGGTCGTGGACCAACTGGGCAGGCTCGATATCCTGGTCAACTGTGCGGCCTTTGTCGGCACATCCAAACTCACTGGTTGGGGCGTGCCTTTTGAAGAACAGAATGTCGACACATGGCGCGCCGCCCTTGAGACCAATCTGACCGCCCCCTTTGCCCTTGTTCAGGCAGCCACCCCTTATCTGCGGGAATCCGGGCACGGTTCGGTTATCAACATCGGTTCCACGTACGGGGTGGTCGGCCCGGACATGTCACTCTATGAAGGAACCGCCATGGGCAACCCGGCTGGCTATGGAGCCAGCAAGGGCGGCATAACCCAATTGACCCGCTATCTGGCTACAGTCCTGGCCCCGGACATCCGCGTGAACTGCATAAGCCCCGGCGGCATCGCTCGCGGACAACACGAAAAGTTCGTTGAGCGCTATGAAGCCCGCACCCCCCTCAACCGCATGGGAACCGAAGAGGACATGAAAGGTACCCTCCTGTACCTCGCCAGCGATCTATCCGCCTATGTTACCGGTCAGAATCTCATGGTTGACGGCGGCTGGACCGCTTGGTAA
- the hisF gene encoding imidazole glycerol phosphate synthase subunit HisF, producing the protein MNFRLIPRLDIKGPNLVKGIHFEGLRVLGKPEDFAQHYYENGADELFFQDAVASLYDRNSLHEIIQRTSSQIFIPLCVGGGLRSVDDIREVLRAGADKVAINTEAIKRPELIKQASIAFGSSTIVVSIEAIKRDNGKWEALIEYGRETTGVDALEWAKQAAELGAGELMVTSIDQEGTGKGFDLELTRAISTSVSIPVIAGGGCGKPEDVPQVITEGKADAVSMATTLHYKAIETLAEKSNSHEYELEGNTEFLKTGRGFAKVTPCSIYDIQKTMRQQGLPCRMEANSE; encoded by the coding sequence ATGAATTTTCGCTTAATCCCACGCCTTGACATCAAAGGCCCGAATCTCGTTAAAGGCATTCATTTCGAAGGCTTACGCGTACTTGGAAAACCAGAGGACTTTGCCCAGCACTATTACGAAAACGGTGCGGACGAACTCTTTTTTCAGGATGCTGTTGCCAGTCTTTATGATCGAAACAGCCTGCACGAAATAATTCAAAGGACCTCCTCACAGATTTTCATTCCCCTGTGTGTCGGGGGAGGACTGCGCAGTGTGGATGATATCCGCGAAGTATTGCGTGCCGGAGCCGACAAGGTCGCGATCAATACCGAGGCCATCAAACGCCCCGAATTGATCAAGCAGGCCTCCATAGCATTCGGCTCCTCCACCATCGTGGTGTCCATTGAAGCCATCAAGCGTGACAACGGCAAGTGGGAAGCGCTCATAGAGTATGGTCGGGAGACGACCGGTGTAGACGCCCTTGAATGGGCCAAACAGGCGGCTGAACTGGGCGCCGGAGAACTCATGGTCACCAGTATCGACCAAGAAGGCACTGGCAAGGGGTTCGATCTCGAACTCACGCGGGCCATCTCCACCAGTGTGTCCATCCCGGTTATCGCCGGCGGTGGATGCGGCAAGCCCGAAGATGTGCCTCAGGTTATCACCGAAGGTAAGGCAGACGCCGTCTCAATGGCGACGACTCTGCACTACAAGGCCATTGAGACCCTGGCGGAAAAATCCAACTCCCATGAATATGAGTTGGAAGGAAACACCGAATTTCTCAAAACAGGCCGGGGATTCGCCAAGGTGACCCCCTGTTCCATCTACGACATTCAAAAAACCATGCGACAGCAAGGACTTCCCTGCAGAATGGAGGCGAACAGTGAATAA